The stretch of DNA GTATACAGTATTGGCTCGCTGACAGAGAATACTGGAGAAGGAATCCATTTTGGAAAGAAACAGAAACCATAGAGAAAGATGGTGGAAAGGGGGAGGGCAGGGCAGGGTGTCTTTGGAACAGCATCCAACGGGGAGgagaattaaaaggaaaagaaaaaaaaaactcccgcGTGAGGCCAAGAGAGCCGGGAAAAATAGCACGAGCCCATATTTGTAAGTGCTGTGGTTTATTCTCTTGCTGGTGATGGTGAGTGTTTGATAAGGGACGAGAACGCAGTCGTTGTCCTACTGCTAGACTCTGAACAAGGTGCTCCTTCGGCTCCTATTGGCACCCGCACGACCGGATTATAGTATCATTTGTAACAAAGATTAACGAGCTTCCGAGTTCATCAATCAGGTCCGTTTtcagcattttatttttttctatttcctcgTTCCTCCTTATTGCTTTCCAACAACTAATTCTACCTGTTGCACAGCACAATAAtcacttatttttgtttttggccaGAGCAATTTGATTATTAAGCTATAATTTTTTGCattacaagttttaaaaaaaaattctcttaatcgccacatttcaaaattgattaattaattaaatttaccattaaaaaattgagctaataaaatttaaaaaaaaataacagtttgGAAGGCAATATAAAATGTCGAGGAAAATGAGAGAAAGGCAATTTTATTCCTGTTGACACGGTTCTATGGTTAGTAAGGTAGTAAAGAATGTCGTACGAGATGCCCGATTTGGAAGGCGGTGACACTTTCACTCCAGTGGAGGAAGGTGCTGATGCCTTGGCCGGTCCGACGGAAGCGAACGTTGCGGAAGCGGAGCAAGCTCCCGCTGCCGAAATCCAGCCCAACATCCCCGTCGAAGTCGAGAAGCGCAAAAAGCGGGTGTCGATATACTGGAAGAGGCCCAAGTCGCATCTCTACGAGTACAATTACGGTGCGTTTTCCTGCTTAAACCTAACAGACTAATACCGCAGTTTGATAAcccaaagttatttttattttcggtacGTGACGCTCTTTGTTTACTCGTAGACTACGGCTCCAACTATTACAAGGTAAAAACACGACTCCATTTTCAGAATGTAAACAGTTGGTGACCCTCAAAGACTTTGATGTGTATACTGTAAATACTATGTCCCTCAGCCTAACATGCATAGCGGTCACAAGGCAACTAACCATCCATTTCGATTGACGTTGTACTGACTCCTGTTATTCACTGTGTAGGGGATGATCGACTATCTGGACGAGCGAAGTAGCGGATGCAAGCCAGCACCTCCCAAGGCACTTAACTGGGCTGAGCGAGCTTTGAAGACGTACTCTGAGAAGCGTGAAGCTGCCGCCCGTAACAAGGATAAAGATCAAGATGCGCAATTGCTTCATAGCATCCGAAACACCGTCAACTCTTACACAGTTCATGCCAGGACTTACACTCGCAAAGTTACTGCCAGTCTAACctactaaaaaacaaaacccgaaaaacacacgaaaaacacgaaaaacaaaacaaaaaaaacagaaaggcAGCCTGATAGTCAACGAcgaatcattattatttattcttaatACTGTACTCGTCGGGCCCTCTTTGTTCTGATGTAATTCATCTCTTCTGTTTCTCCCAGTTTTCTACTGCTTGTTTCTCTCCTTCCCTATTGGTAGTCAACTATGATCCGCCTTCCATTGGCTTTCAACAACGACAAAGCAAACATCTGAAAAGAACTCTTGATTTTGGAAATGTGTGTATGGCTGTTGGCaaatcaaaacagaaaatcaataGTTTGACCGTTGCGTTGaattcgtttatttatttcgttcaCCGTCCACTTTCACGCGAAACTGTTTGGGGTCGCGGCTATCGCCTTCCCTGTTTTCCCAATGGCGCTACTCTCTAGTATCAAGTACACATATCCtgttgggaaaagaaaagatgcaaCTGACCCATTCTTGACGTCACGCGGATATAACGAAGCGCCCTATTGAAAGATCTCAATATGTATTTTTGTCCGAAACTTGCGGCCTTGCCAAAACACTTGCCTGATGCTATAGGTGGCTCAAACTATGCTATGCCAAGGAACAAGGATCTTGGCGCAAGTACGGGGCCCATGTTCTCTTTACGGCAGAAGCAAAAAGCAGTTGTTTCAGCGTGACTCTTTGAGTATAATTAACACTGTTGACTAAAATCGAGCTTAGATTGGATCACAGACAAGGGAGAAACTGCACAACTTCATTGCAGAATTCACCGTCCATTATAGCGTGTTCTTTTCGGTTCTTTTGCATTgtatagtttttattttattttccatttttaacttGATTCGAAAGttgtagagtagtagagacaGATCTCGAGTGTGGCTCCATAAAGGGTAGTCAatcaaaagttcaaatttttcaaaaaagcgcCGCATATTCTCTCCAACTGGCCGCTAGAGCCGCTTTAGTCCTGGCTGTAGCTCCTCATGCCATAGGTTATAACGGCATTAAAAAACCATATGTAATACTAGAGTGTAAATAGatgaatttccttttataAATGGGGTCAGTAGGGATGAATCCGAAGCAGCTGAATCTTTTGGGAAATTACATCGTTAATTAGCTGTCCGACCTTGACGCAAGAGAATGTGCTCGTGCTCGATTCGTACTATAAAAAAGGTCTATTCTGATCCGGAACCATAGACGAAGAAGTAGATTTGGAAGTATACTACGAATCAAGCACTCTCTCGTGCATTGGTCGTGATGGTGTGGTGACTGGTGACTCGTGGCGGCCAGAGAAAGCACTAACCAGCCCGAGTCCAAACAAACAGATTCGAACATTTGTTGTCTGCTTTGTGTCTTTTGCGACTGCGAGTCAATCACGGTTTCATTccaataaattgaattaacaAGAGTGGTAATCAATAGTAGTTTTGACGAAATGCAAGAAAATCAGCTTTCAGACGAAGAATATGTGATTTATCGAACCAAAAGTAGTCAAAAACTGGATGCTGCCACAGCTAAAGCTTGGATGATTACCGCAAAAACATTATTCCCGCGAAATTTTGCTGTTCAGGTATGGTTATTTGACAATTATAACACTACACTGCAACATCCTtggtatattttaaattcctgTTTATTCCAGCTAGAAGCATATACCACTCAAAAATCTGCAAACAATCCTAAAGAAGCAGCAAGATACTTTTCTAGTTTGTAAGTTTGCAAgataaattgttttctttgaaccaaaatctaatttaacacAAATTTCCTGTAATTTCCTGtagattctttgattttccaaATGAAGTGGAATTATGGGAGGAAGTGCAGGAAATTACATCAGCTCTTCAGAAAGTTGATGCTAATGAATCCTCACGTTTTTATAGAgatttattttctcacatGCTTACAGGTGAACTGGTTTGTTTTTCAcgatatttttctattcttccttattaataacagaaataataattttttaaatagaagtACAACATCAGCTATTGCTTTCTATGGCAGAGAGGGCAGAAGATACAATAGAACATTGCAGATTAATGTTGGTTTTATTGGCTAGACTTCCACAGTTTGTTGACACACATGGTGTAAGCTTTAATTAGTTCTCTAAGgggtatttaattatttttcaaaatttatttttatcttatgGTACAGAAAAAATTAGTGGATACTTTGCTGACAACAGAAAAGCACAGTCACTATCAAACTCCAGTTAATTGCTTCAGGAAATTGCTAGTCGTAGATTTACTCCCAACACTGCTTGGTTCCAGAACAATTGATGTCCCTCAGAAACAACTATATAGActcattttgaaatcaattgaattctaTGTAAATTGGTTTGCTAGTGGATCTCCATTAATTCAGGTAATGGGTTACATaatgatttaaatttgttatttgtaattttaccAGAAGCGGATTTTTACAGGGTGTGGAAGGATCTGAGCTAAAAACAGAAGAGGCATGGACCAAtctatttaaaataatgtttgcCATGGGGCGCAAACTCGGATGGGAACTTAGTTCGATGTTCAGTATCGAGTATGTTTAATTTCGTTTAATTTCTGCGGCGTAGAACTaacaattataatttttccttCATATCACAAACAGGAATCGGGAATTAATGTGTCAAAATCTATGGGCGTTTTTTCGCTCAACTCCTCTTGGTGATGAAGACAGTCCAAACTTCCGGCAGTTATTATATTGTACTACAGTTCTTCTAGTGGAATCTTTATATGAATACATGAGGAAAATAGATCCTGCGTGTTTTCAAATTCCAAATCAAGGTAAAATTGAGCTCTAACGCTGTAACGCTGTAACGCTGAACCATAGTGACAAAGAAGATGG from Daphnia pulex isolate KAP4 chromosome 4, ASM2113471v1 encodes:
- the LOC124192557 gene encoding flightin-like is translated as MSYEMPDLEGGDTFTPVEEGADALAGPTEANVAEAEQAPAAEIQPNIPVEVEKRKKRVSIYWKRPKSHLYEYNYDYGSNYYKGMIDYLDERSSGCKPAPPKALNWAERALKTYSEKREAAARNKDKDQDAQLLHSIRNTVNSYTVHARTYTRKVTASLTY